The genomic stretch TTTCCTTGTACTCCTGCCCGGGTTCGCGCAAATGAACGTGCATATCGATCAGTCCCGGCAGAATCCAGGCACCTTCAACATCCACCGCTGCACCGGAAGCCGGCAGGTTTTGTCCAACCGCCTCGATTTTGCCGTTTTTGATCAGCAGATCACCTGGAACAAATTCACCGGTTGAATCCTCGTAAATCTGACCGTTTTTGAACACAATATCCGGAATAAAATGGATCATCAATTGCCTCATTTTTTATATTTGAATGTTCAAGTCTTAAGTTTTTTCACTTCAGCATTGGTTATTTCCCCAATATTACAATCCTTTGCTATCCACACCGCTCAGAAGATAGAGCACCGCCATGCGGACAGCCACGCCATTGGTTACCTGATGCAAAATAACGGAGTTTCCGCTGTCGGCCACATCACTGTCGATTTCCACCCCGCGGTTCATGGGACCCGGATGCATGATGATAAAATTCTTCCCCATTTTTTTAAGGCGTTCCGTCGTAATACCAAATTGCTCCCGGTACTCCCGAATGGACGGGAACAGTCCTCTTCCCTGCCGTTCCAACTGGATTCGCAACACATTCACTACATCTGCCTGGGAAAGGGCATTATCCAGGTTGTAAAACACCTCCACCCCCAATTTTTCTACCTCTACCGGTAAAAGTGTGGGCGGACCACAGACGGATACCTTGGCTCCCATCGTCAAAAGTCCGTAGATATTGGAGCGTGCCACCCGGCTATGGGCAATATCCCCGACAATGAGCACCCGCAGTCCTTCCAGTCCGCCCACTTCTTGGCGGAGCGTCATCATATCAAGTAGGGCCTGCGTGGGGTGCTCATGGGCTCCGTCACCTGCATTGACAATAGCGGATTTCAGCTTCTGGCTGAGAAAAAGCGGTGCACCGGGTGCCGAATGGCGGATGACAACCATATCGATTTTCATGGCTTCGATGTTCTGCGCCGTGTCTTTCAGCGTTTCTCCCTTAAGAACGCTGGAAGTGGAGGCCGAGAAATTCACAATATCTGCCGACAGTCGTTTTTCGGCCAATTCAAACGAAATTCGGGTGCGTGTGGAGGGTTCGAAGAACAAATTCACAATCGTCATTCCACGAAGTGTGGGAACCTTCGGAATGGGCCGTTCCATCACACTTTTAAAGGATTCCGCCGTGTCCAGCAGCAGCGTAATTTCTTCCTTTGAAACACCCTCTAATCCCAACAAGTGACGGCTTTTTAACCGCATGTTTTCTTTCCTATTTTGGTAAAATACTATTAATTCTCAATAAGCTTTCCCATAAGTCGACCATCTTTTATCTTTTGAGCGAAGGCAGCATCTTTTTTAATAAATCTATTCCAATAGTGTTGCTTTGCATTCCATCTTTATAGCGCAAACTAATTCACGTTTCCTACACCCCACTAAATCCTCACTTGAGAAGAATTTAGCGGGATGTCCCTTTTGCACAAATCTCCTGCTCATCGCAAGGGCACAAGGACGCAAAGAAAAATTCTAAATAACAAATTCCAACAGCCAAATAAATTCCAATTTCCAATTCTCAACAACCAACTTCTCTGCGGCCTTAGCGCCTGCTTTGCGAGCATCGCGGTTAAAAGAATTCACTATTATAACGCAATGATACAGAGAAAATATTTCAAATCTCAAAATCCCCCCAAAAACACCGTAGGTGTTTCACATTTGTAGAAAATGCCACATACCCAATTTCCACACAACCCTGAACAGGGTTGAACAGGTTGCAACTATTTTCCATTTTGTTGAACCCGCCACGGGCGGGTTCTAATTCTTTTTATTCAATCCAATGTTACAAATGTTAAACAGCTTCGCTGTTTTCGTTTGGGCGATTCGTGAATCGCCCCTACAATCATTCGCGCATTCGCGGCTTAAAAGATTCATCGCAAGGGCACAAGGACGCAGAGAAAAAAACCCGGCGCTGAGTGTTCCCCACAGATAGAAAACATCGAGTCAACTGAGAACAATGTGAATTTC from Calditrichota bacterium encodes the following:
- a CDS encoding aspartate carbamoyltransferase catalytic subunit, which codes for MRLKSRHLLGLEGVSKEEITLLLDTAESFKSVMERPIPKVPTLRGMTIVNLFFEPSTRTRISFELAEKRLSADIVNFSASTSSVLKGETLKDTAQNIEAMKIDMVVIRHSAPGAPLFLSQKLKSAIVNAGDGAHEHPTQALLDMMTLRQEVGGLEGLRVLIVGDIAHSRVARSNIYGLLTMGAKVSVCGPPTLLPVEVEKLGVEVFYNLDNALSQADVVNVLRIQLERQGRGLFPSIREYREQFGITTERLKKMGKNFIIMHPGPMNRGVEIDSDVADSGNSVILHQVTNGVAVRMAVLYLLSGVDSKGL
- a CDS encoding dihydroorotase, with translation MIHFIPDIVFKNGQIYEDSTGEFVPGDLLIKNGKIEAVGQNLPASGAAVDVEGAWILPGLIDMHVHLREPGQEYKE